One Candidatus Zixiibacteriota bacterium genomic window carries:
- a CDS encoding cytochrome-c peroxidase yields the protein MRFGAALLLAAAALFGPGPAAADDAGVPLTAVSAHSLGPERLGNLPPVIVPVDNPQTDTKVLLGKQLYFDTRLSKDNTISCATCHNPAMGWSDAGPTSAGINSQRGGRRAPPVSNAAYSPLQFWDGRAPSLEEQAKGPIANPIEMGNTHDAMLRTVDGFPEYVEEFKRVFGEVPITLDLVAQAIAAYERTIVTTDSPFDRFVRGDQSALTRQEKQGLEIFNGKGHCTLCHWGGYFSDGRFHNLGVAPAPGAAYDEGRQAVTKDPADAAKFKTPTVRDAAKRPPYMHNGTEKTLHDVVTLYNRGGGTDDANLDPLMLPLGLSRAEIDALVAFMERAMVSSNPSVANEQPVAPEKMPK from the coding sequence ATGAGATTCGGTGCTGCTTTACTTCTGGCGGCGGCGGCCCTGTTCGGCCCGGGGCCGGCGGCCGCCGACGACGCCGGTGTTCCGCTCACGGCTGTCAGCGCCCACTCATTGGGCCCTGAGCGCTTGGGGAATCTGCCGCCGGTCATCGTGCCGGTCGACAACCCCCAGACCGACACGAAAGTCCTGCTGGGCAAACAGCTCTATTTCGACACCCGCCTGTCCAAGGACAACACGATCAGTTGTGCGACGTGCCACAATCCGGCCATGGGTTGGTCGGACGCGGGGCCGACGAGTGCGGGGATCAACAGCCAGCGCGGCGGACGACGTGCGCCGCCGGTCTCGAACGCGGCCTACAGCCCGCTGCAGTTCTGGGACGGCCGGGCGCCGTCGCTCGAAGAGCAGGCGAAAGGGCCGATCGCGAACCCGATCGAAATGGGCAACACCCACGACGCGATGCTCCGGACGGTCGACGGCTTCCCGGAGTACGTGGAAGAGTTCAAGCGGGTTTTCGGGGAGGTCCCGATCACGCTCGACCTGGTCGCCCAGGCGATTGCCGCCTATGAGCGAACGATTGTGACCACCGACTCGCCGTTCGATCGCTTCGTGCGCGGCGATCAGTCGGCCCTCACCCGGCAGGAGAAGCAGGGGCTGGAGATATTCAACGGCAAGGGGCACTGCACGCTGTGCCACTGGGGGGGGTATTTCTCCGACGGCCGGTTCCATAATCTCGGGGTCGCCCCGGCTCCCGGCGCCGCCTACGACGAGGGCCGCCAGGCGGTCACGAAAGACCCCGCCGACGCGGCGAAGTTCAAGACGCCGACGGTGCGGGACGCCGCGAAACGCCCACCCTACATGCACAACGGGACCGAGAAGACGCTGCACGACGTCGTGACGCTGTACAACCGCGGCGGGGGAACGGACGATGCGAATCTCGACCCCCTCATGCTCCCGCTGGGGCTGTCGCGCGCGGAGATCGACGCCCTGGTGGCTTTCATGGAGCGCGCCATGGTCAGCAGCAACCCCTCGGTGGCGAACGAACAGCCGGTCGCGCCGGAGAAAATGCCCAAGTGA